A genomic window from Quercus lobata isolate SW786 chromosome 10, ValleyOak3.0 Primary Assembly, whole genome shotgun sequence includes:
- the LOC115963372 gene encoding cytochrome P450 71A1-like, which produces MAFLAWLKESFQPFLLIASIFLVVLLNIFLKLKSGKRKFNLPPNPPKLPIIGNLHQLGNMPHLSLQCLAQKFGPIMYLQLGEVPTVVVSSARLAKEVMKTHDLALSSRPQIFSAKHLFYDCTDVVFSPYGAYWRHIRKICILELLSAKRVQSYSFVREEEVARLVCRVAESYPSTTNLTKMLGLYANDVLCRVAFGRDFSAGGEYDRHGFQKMLEEYQVLLGGFSIGDFFPSMEFIHSLTGMKSRLQSTFQRFDKLFDQLLTEHANPNREKEENKDLVDVLLDIQKDGSDEMPLTTDNIKAIILDMFAAGTDTTFITLDWGMTELIMNPKVLQRAQAEVRSIVGERRAVLESDLPQLHYMKALIKEIFRLHPPAPVLVPRESMEEVNIDGYNIPAKTRFFVNAWAIGRDPESWENPYVFEPERFMGSTVDFKGQNFELIPFGAGRRSCPAITFGTASIELALAQLLHSFDWELPPGITAKDLDMTEVFGITMHRIADLIVIAKPRFPLDHANDNPKI; this is translated from the exons ATGGCTTTTCTTGCATGGCTAAAGGAGAGCTTCCAACCCTTCTTACTCATCGCATCCATTTTCCTAGTGGTGTTGCTGAATATTTTCTTGAAGTTGAaatcaggaaaaagaaaattcaatctcCCACCAAATCCTCCAAAGCTACCTATCATTGGTAATCTTCACCAACTTGGCAACATgcctcatctctctctccagTGTCTTGCTCAAAAGTTTGGACCAATCATGTACCTTCAACTTGGTGAGGTCCCAACAGTTGTGGTTTCCTCAGCTAGACTAGCCAAGGAAGTAATGAAAACCCATGATCTAGCACTGTCAAGCCGTCCACAAATCTTTTCAGCCAAGCACCTCTTCTATGATTGCACTGATGTTGTATTTTCCCCATATGGTGCATATTGGAGGCATATTAGAAAAATATGCATACTTGAACTACTAAGTGCCAAAAGGGTTCAATCATATAGCTTTGttagagaagaagaagtagcACGTTTGGTATGTAGAGTTGCTGAATCATATCCCAGCACCACCAATCTAACCAAGATGCTTGGACTATATGCAAATGATGTCCTTTGCAGGGTTGCATTTGGGAGGGATTTCTCAGCAGGAGGAGAATATGATCGTCATGGCTTCCAAAAGATGCTTGAGGAGTATCAAGTTTTGCTTGGGGGATTTAGCATAGGAGATTTCTTCCCTTCGATGGAGTTTATACACAGCTTAACAGGCATGAAATCAAGACTTCAGAGTACTTTTCAACGCTTTGATAAACTCTTTGACCAGCTGCTGACTGAGCATGCAAATCCCAATAGAGAAAAAGAGGAGAATAAGGATCTTGTGGATGTTTTACTCGATATACAGAAGGATGGCTCTGATGAAATGCCACTCACCACGGATAATATTAAAGCCATCATCTTG GATATGTTTGCTGCAGGAACTGATACAACTTTCATCACCCTTGACTGGGGAATGACAGAACTTATCATGAACCCTAAAGTCCTGCAAAGGGCACAAGCTGAAGTCCGAAGCATTGTTGGGGAGAGAAGAGCTGTTTTGGAGAGTGATCTGCCTCAGCTACACTATATGAAAGCTCTCATCAAAGAGATCTTTCGATTGCATCCTCCTGCTCCAGTATTAGTCCCAAGAGAATCCATGGAAGAAGTGAACATTGACGGCTACAATATCCCAGCCAAAACACGGTTTTTTGTCAATGCTTGGGCAATAGGGAGAGACCCAGAATCTTGGGAAAATCCGTATGTATTTGAACCAGAAAGATTTATGGGTAGCACTGTTGATTTCAAGGGACAGAATTTTGAGCTGATACCTTTTGGTGCCGGTAGAAGAAGCTGCCCAGCTATCACATTTGGAACAGCAAGTATTGAGCTTGCTCTGGCTCAACTTCTCCACAGCTTTGATTGGGAGCTTCCCCCCGGTATTACAGCTAAAGATTTAGATATGACAGAGGTTTTTGGCATCACAATGCATAGGATAGCTGATCTGATTGTGATTGCCAAACCACGCTTTCCCTTGGATCATGCAAATGATAATCCAAAGATTTAG
- the LOC115964263 gene encoding uncharacterized protein LOC115964263, which produces MPKGEKDSVLFLIKKLEQAVEVAHKVIKKIDQFAYQLDLPPESKLYPVFHLSLLKPKLGQHTSPVPTLPPIDAEGLLSPKPIAVLQQRSKQLRNRIITEVLVQWHGTTTEDATWESLHQLQNQYPHLVGKVL; this is translated from the exons ATGCCTAAAGGGGAGAAAGACAGCGTACTCTTCCTGATCAAGAAGTTAGAGCAAGCAGTGGAGGTAGCCCACAAG GTGATTAAGAAGATTGACCAGTTTGCTTATCAATTGGACCTTCCTCCAGAGTCTAAGTTGTATCCTGTATTCCATCTTTCATTGCTCAAACCCAAATTGGGCCAACATACTTCTCCTGTGCCTACTCTTCCTCCTATTGATGCAGAAGGTCTTTTGTCACCTAAGCCTATAGCTGTGTTGCAGCAGAGATCTAAGCAGCTAAGGAATAGGATTATAACTGAAGTTTTGGTTCAATGGCATGGCACCACCACTGAAGATGCTACTTGGGAATCACTACACCAGTTACAGAATCAATACcctcaccttgtgggcaaggttcTTTAA
- the LOC115964028 gene encoding RNA-binding protein CP33, chloroplastic-like — protein MGPKMWGTNRGYIDSPHKIYSGNLGWGLTSQGLRDAFADQRGLLSAKVIYERDTGRSRGFGFVSFETAEDAESALSSMNGVEVEGRPL, from the exons ATGGGGCCAAAGATGTGGGGCACCAACAGGGGCTATATAGACAGCCCTCACAAGATCTATTCTGGAAACCTTGGTTGGGGCCTCACTTCCCAGGGTCTAAGAGATGCTTTTGCAGATCAGCGAGGCCTATTGAGTGCCAAAGTCATTTATGAGAGAGACACAGGAAGATCACGTGGTTTTGGGTTTGTCTCTTTTGAAACCGCCGAGGATGCAGAATCTGCATTGAGTTCCATGAACGGAGTG GAGGTTGAAGGGCGGCCTTTATGA